One region of Synechococcus elongatus PCC 11801 genomic DNA includes:
- a CDS encoding tetratricopeptide repeat protein has translation MSFTETPESLFEDGIRRYQAGEPPADLVPLFQSICERQPRSSASWTCLSWLYLLLDEPRQAMKAAQRAVKLNPQDPQARVNLALAMLETDTKGVRQHIDIALRVITVSAELRQDLRESLADGQKRKPNWASLDRIQNWLFPI, from the coding sequence ATGAGCTTCACTGAAACTCCCGAATCTCTGTTCGAAGACGGTATTCGTCGCTATCAAGCCGGTGAACCGCCCGCGGATTTGGTGCCGCTGTTTCAGTCCATCTGCGAACGCCAACCCCGTAGCAGTGCATCTTGGACCTGCTTGTCTTGGCTGTATTTGCTGCTCGATGAACCGCGTCAAGCGATGAAAGCAGCGCAGCGGGCAGTGAAGCTCAATCCTCAGGATCCGCAGGCGCGGGTTAACCTGGCTTTGGCAATGTTGGAAACAGATACCAAGGGCGTGCGTCAGCACATTGATATCGCCCTCCGGGTAATCACGGTGTCCGCAGAACTGCGCCAAGATCTGCGCGAAAGTTTGGCCGATGGCCAGAAGCGCAAACCCAACTGGGCTAGCCTCGATCGCATCCAAAACTGGCTCTTCCCGATCTAA
- a CDS encoding HesB/IscA family protein, giving the protein MTQTTTVPQKGILISETALAQLQAMQAQQGTDLLLRVGVRQGGCSGMSYTMDFITADAIHEKDEVYDYDGFRVVCDPKSLLYIYGMTLDYSTALIGGGFKFTNPNAAQTCGCGSSFSA; this is encoded by the coding sequence ATGACGCAAACGACCACTGTCCCCCAAAAAGGCATCTTGATCAGTGAAACGGCCCTTGCACAGCTGCAAGCAATGCAAGCCCAGCAAGGTACCGATCTGCTGCTGCGGGTGGGCGTCCGGCAAGGCGGCTGCTCTGGCATGTCTTACACCATGGACTTCATCACCGCCGATGCAATTCACGAGAAAGATGAAGTCTACGACTACGACGGTTTCCGCGTCGTCTGCGATCCTAAGAGCCTGCTCTACATCTACGGCATGACCTTGGACTACAGCACCGCTTTGATTGGCGGTGGCTTCAAGTTCACCAACCCCAATGCCGCTCAGACCTGCGGTTGCGGTAGCTCCTTCTCGGCTTAG
- the acnB gene encoding bifunctional aconitate hydratase 2/2-methylisocitrate dehydratase, whose amino-acid sequence MLEAYRQAAAEREALGVPPLPLDADQTAALCELLQAPPAGEEATLLHLLRDRVPPGVDQAAYVKATFLSAIAHGETTSPLITPVEAVELLGTMIGGYNVAALIDLLKSADAAIATAAVAALSKTLLVYDAYNDVVALAETNAYAKQVLESWANAEWFTSKLTLPEAITVTIFKVPGETNTDDLSPATHATTRPDIPLHAQAMLETRLPGSLETIPVLKEKGYPLAYVGDVVGTGSSRKSAINSVLWHIGEDIPFVPNKRSGGIILGGKIAPIFFNTAEDSGALPIECDVSALDTGMVVTIYPYEGVIKDEAGTVLSTFSLKPDTILDEVRAGGRIPLLIGRSLTDKVRLQLGLPVSDVFVRPQPPADTGKGYTLAQKMVGRACGLPGVRPGTSCEPIMTTVGSQDTTGPMTRDEMKELACLGFSADLVMQSFCHTAAYPKPVDIKTHKTLPDFIAQRGGVALKPGDGIIHSWLNRMLLPDTVGTGGDSHTRFPLGISFPAGSGLVAFAAAIGAMPLDMPESVLVRFTGSLQPGITLRDVVNAIPYQAIQQGLLTVSKENKVNVFSGRIMEIEGLPDLKLEQAFELTDATAERSCAGSTIKLSEDTVAEYLRSNVALMKNMIARGYEDSRTLARRIRQMEDWLANPQLLSADDDAEYAAIIEINLDELTEPILACPNDPDNVKKLSEVAGDPIHEIFIGSCMTNIGHYRAAAKVLEGEGQVGGRLWICPPTRMDEDRLKEEGYYSIFAAAGARLEVPGCSLCMGNQARVADNTTVFSTSTRNFNNRMGKGAQVYLGSAELAAVCALLGRIPTPEEYLKIAAEKINPFAADLYQYLNFDQLEGFADEGRVKPAEEVDRILTTV is encoded by the coding sequence ATGTTGGAAGCCTACCGCCAAGCCGCCGCTGAGCGCGAAGCTTTGGGGGTTCCGCCGCTGCCGCTAGATGCGGATCAAACAGCAGCCCTGTGTGAGCTCTTGCAAGCACCGCCCGCCGGTGAGGAAGCAACACTGCTCCATTTGCTGCGCGATCGCGTTCCCCCTGGGGTCGATCAAGCTGCCTATGTCAAAGCCACCTTTCTGAGTGCGATCGCCCACGGCGAAACCACTAGTCCGCTGATCACGCCGGTCGAGGCAGTTGAACTGCTCGGCACGATGATCGGCGGTTACAACGTTGCCGCGCTGATTGATCTACTTAAGAGTGCAGATGCGGCGATCGCCACAGCTGCCGTTGCTGCTCTGAGCAAAACCTTGCTGGTCTACGACGCTTACAACGATGTGGTCGCACTGGCTGAAACCAACGCCTACGCCAAGCAGGTTCTGGAATCTTGGGCGAATGCCGAGTGGTTCACCAGCAAACTCACCCTGCCGGAAGCGATCACCGTCACCATCTTCAAAGTGCCGGGTGAAACCAACACCGATGACCTTTCACCCGCAACCCACGCCACCACCCGTCCCGACATTCCGCTCCATGCCCAAGCAATGCTGGAAACGCGGCTGCCGGGTTCCCTCGAAACGATTCCCGTTCTGAAAGAGAAAGGCTATCCGCTGGCCTACGTCGGCGATGTGGTTGGCACCGGTTCTTCGCGCAAATCCGCAATCAACTCTGTCCTTTGGCATATCGGCGAAGACATTCCCTTTGTGCCGAATAAGCGCAGTGGCGGCATCATCCTCGGCGGCAAAATCGCGCCGATCTTTTTCAACACCGCTGAAGACTCGGGTGCACTGCCGATCGAATGCGATGTCAGCGCCCTCGACACCGGCATGGTCGTTACCATTTATCCCTACGAAGGGGTGATTAAAGATGAGGCGGGTACTGTTCTTTCCACCTTTAGCCTCAAGCCAGACACCATCCTCGATGAGGTGCGAGCTGGTGGCCGGATTCCCCTGCTGATTGGGCGATCGCTCACGGATAAAGTGCGATTGCAGTTGGGCTTGCCCGTTAGCGATGTCTTTGTTCGGCCGCAACCCCCTGCGGATACCGGCAAAGGCTATACCCTCGCCCAAAAAATGGTCGGTCGCGCCTGCGGTCTTCCGGGGGTTCGTCCCGGCACGAGCTGCGAACCGATCATGACCACCGTTGGCAGCCAAGACACCACGGGGCCAATGACGCGGGATGAAATGAAGGAGCTGGCCTGCCTTGGCTTCAGTGCCGACTTGGTGATGCAGAGCTTCTGCCACACCGCCGCCTATCCCAAACCTGTTGACATCAAAACCCATAAAACCCTGCCGGACTTCATTGCCCAGCGCGGTGGCGTCGCCCTCAAACCCGGTGACGGCATCATCCACAGCTGGCTGAACCGGATGCTGCTGCCCGATACGGTCGGGACTGGTGGCGACAGTCACACCCGCTTCCCGCTCGGGATTTCCTTCCCGGCTGGTTCCGGTCTGGTTGCTTTTGCAGCTGCGATCGGAGCCATGCCGCTAGACATGCCGGAATCCGTGCTGGTGCGCTTCACCGGTTCACTGCAACCGGGCATCACCCTGCGAGATGTGGTCAACGCCATTCCCTACCAAGCGATTCAGCAAGGACTGCTGACTGTATCTAAAGAGAACAAGGTCAACGTCTTCTCTGGCCGGATTATGGAGATCGAGGGACTCCCCGATCTGAAGCTAGAGCAAGCCTTTGAGCTGACCGATGCCACAGCGGAGCGTTCCTGCGCCGGCAGCACGATCAAACTCAGCGAGGACACCGTCGCCGAATATCTGCGATCGAATGTGGCGCTGATGAAAAACATGATCGCCCGTGGCTACGAAGACAGCCGCACCTTGGCGCGTCGCATTCGCCAGATGGAAGATTGGCTCGCCAATCCACAACTGCTCTCGGCGGATGATGACGCTGAATACGCAGCCATCATCGAAATCAACCTCGATGAGCTGACCGAGCCGATTCTGGCTTGCCCCAACGATCCCGACAATGTCAAAAAGCTGTCGGAAGTCGCCGGCGATCCGATCCACGAAATCTTCATCGGCTCCTGCATGACCAACATTGGTCACTATCGCGCCGCGGCCAAAGTGCTGGAAGGCGAAGGTCAAGTTGGCGGTCGCCTCTGGATTTGCCCACCGACCCGGATGGATGAAGACCGGCTCAAGGAAGAAGGCTACTACAGCATCTTCGCCGCGGCTGGCGCTCGTTTGGAAGTGCCCGGTTGTTCACTTTGTATGGGCAACCAAGCCCGCGTTGCGGACAACACTACGGTCTTCTCGACCAGTACCCGCAACTTCAACAACCGCATGGGCAAAGGTGCTCAGGTCTACTTAGGTTCAGCGGAATTGGCGGCAGTCTGCGCCCTCTTGGGACGTATTCCCACACCGGAGGAATACCTGAAGATCGCGGCTGAGAAGATCAATCCCTTTGCGGCTGACCTGTATCAGTACCTCAACTTCGACCAACTGGAAGGCTTTGCCGATGAAGGTCGTGTCAAACCGGCTGAGGAAGTCGATCGCATTCTGACAACTGTCTAA
- a CDS encoding calcium-binding protein, whose product MTFRSLIGSTSQVKSPITPLKNLQPINTLTVSAPTAVVTIYGSTGNDNLLGGFFADIIYGGDGNDLLSGGTTYSMASYSSGQYINDLSGDTLYGEAGNDLLLGGLGRDSLYGGVGDDILDGYGFKPQLSQVAVGETFPFEIDGNFLDGGEGNDLLIGSMGNDTLTGGTCNDVLNGGGGRDLITGGLGADQFVINVESYRDSSIFPNLYAKILDFSLEDTLRVDSPVILQVASADSANINQVNLYTTSASGSLDLIAMVQSSAFASVGDLASAVMNDLLGL is encoded by the coding sequence ATGACCTTCCGCTCTCTGATCGGCTCCACCAGCCAAGTAAAATCCCCCATAACGCCGCTCAAAAACCTGCAGCCGATCAACACGTTGACGGTCTCTGCCCCAACAGCAGTTGTCACCATCTACGGCTCCACGGGCAATGACAATCTTTTAGGCGGTTTTTTTGCAGACATCATCTATGGCGGTGATGGCAATGATCTCCTCTCTGGTGGCACGACCTATTCGATGGCAAGCTACTCCAGCGGCCAGTACATCAATGATCTCTCTGGCGATACGCTCTATGGCGAGGCTGGTAATGATCTCTTGCTTGGAGGGCTCGGTCGTGACTCTCTCTATGGTGGAGTGGGCGATGACATACTAGACGGCTACGGATTTAAACCTCAGCTATCTCAAGTTGCTGTTGGCGAGACATTTCCCTTTGAAATCGATGGCAATTTTCTGGATGGTGGGGAAGGAAATGATCTACTGATTGGGTCGATGGGAAACGATACCTTAACGGGTGGGACATGCAATGACGTTCTTAATGGCGGGGGTGGACGGGATCTGATCACTGGCGGACTGGGTGCTGATCAGTTTGTCATTAATGTGGAGAGCTATCGCGACAGCTCTATTTTCCCGAACCTATATGCCAAAATCCTAGACTTTAGTCTAGAAGATACGCTTCGCGTTGATAGCCCTGTCATCTTGCAAGTCGCATCTGCTGACTCAGCCAACATCAATCAAGTCAATCTCTACACAACCTCCGCTTCTGGAAGTCTTGATTTGATTGCGATGGTTCAAAGTTCTGCCTTTGCTTCAGTGGGTGATTTAGCTTCGGCAGTCATGAATGATTTGCTAGGGCTTTGA
- a CDS encoding ABC transporter ATP-binding protein has protein sequence MNDLFRLWSHLSPRRRRQLILLQLLILGSSLAELSSLGSILPFLTALAQPAQLLQYRWLQPIAQQLGIDSPSKLIPWVTGVFVATVLLSNGLQLLTLNVRVRLAYRIGSDLSRAVFRGILYQPYPFHVRHNSSSLIAEITHDVNGVVASVIQPLLQLNASAVVIAALLTGLLILTPELTIAAALILGSTYSAVYWLNRQRLLRFSRLKSENSRLVLKILQESLGGIRDVLLDGSQGLFEDLYRRFDYNYRRSQEARMLIAESPRFVITAIAIVSIALMAQILASQERGFAEALPILGGFALGSYRLLSPLQQGFAAIATIRSDAVALGAVLTALDRPVQSPSTAIAPLPLTLERSLQFESVRFRYGETGPWILDQLDLMIPARSTVAFVGSTGSGKSTTADLILGLLQPVEGTIWIDDQPLQSPETIRAWQQAIAHVPQSIFLADGTIAENIAFGIPPSRIDRDRVRQAAQWAQIAEFIEALPKGYDEAIGERGVRLSGGQRQRIGIARALYRRASILVLDEATSALDNATETAVMAALQELSRDLTVILIAHRLSTVERCDRIFEFSQGKVVASGTYAELLERSPSFRRLAQQETCPTD, from the coding sequence TTGAACGACCTGTTTCGCCTCTGGTCTCATCTCTCGCCCCGCCGTCGCCGGCAGTTGATTTTGCTGCAACTGCTGATTCTGGGATCTAGCTTGGCGGAGCTGAGTAGCTTGGGGTCAATCTTGCCGTTTTTGACGGCGCTGGCTCAGCCTGCACAGCTATTGCAATACCGTTGGCTGCAACCGATCGCCCAGCAATTGGGGATCGATAGCCCTAGCAAGCTGATTCCTTGGGTGACAGGCGTTTTTGTTGCGACCGTACTGCTCAGTAATGGCCTGCAGCTACTGACCCTGAATGTGCGGGTGCGACTGGCCTATCGCATTGGTTCTGACCTCAGTCGAGCCGTGTTTCGCGGCATTCTCTACCAGCCCTATCCCTTTCATGTCCGCCACAACAGCAGCAGCCTGATTGCGGAGATCACCCACGATGTCAATGGTGTGGTTGCCAGCGTGATTCAACCGCTGCTGCAACTCAATGCCAGCGCGGTCGTGATTGCAGCGCTGCTGACAGGCTTGCTGATTTTGACGCCCGAGCTGACGATCGCAGCGGCTCTAATTCTGGGTTCGACCTACAGCGCCGTCTATTGGCTTAATCGTCAGCGCCTGCTGCGGTTTAGTCGCCTCAAATCTGAAAACTCTCGCCTCGTCCTCAAGATTTTGCAGGAGAGCTTGGGCGGCATTCGTGATGTCTTACTCGATGGCAGCCAAGGTCTGTTTGAAGACCTTTACCGACGCTTCGACTACAACTATCGCCGCAGCCAAGAGGCGCGGATGTTGATCGCTGAATCACCTCGCTTTGTGATCACTGCGATCGCAATTGTCAGCATTGCTTTAATGGCACAGATTTTGGCGAGTCAGGAACGGGGTTTTGCCGAAGCCTTGCCGATTCTGGGTGGCTTTGCCCTCGGTTCCTATCGACTACTCTCGCCCTTGCAGCAGGGGTTTGCCGCGATCGCCACCATCCGTTCCGATGCTGTGGCATTAGGAGCCGTTTTGACAGCACTCGATCGCCCTGTCCAGTCCCCGTCAACGGCGATCGCCCCGCTACCCCTCACGCTGGAGCGATCGCTGCAGTTCGAGTCCGTTCGCTTCCGCTACGGCGAAACAGGACCGTGGATCCTGGATCAGCTCGATCTGATGATTCCAGCTCGTAGCACGGTCGCTTTTGTCGGCAGCACAGGCAGCGGCAAGAGTACAACTGCTGATCTGATTTTGGGTTTACTGCAACCCGTCGAGGGCACGATCTGGATTGACGATCAGCCCTTGCAGTCGCCTGAGACGATTCGGGCTTGGCAGCAGGCGATCGCGCATGTGCCGCAGTCCATTTTTCTGGCTGATGGCACGATCGCAGAAAATATCGCCTTTGGCATTCCACCCAGCCGCATCGATCGCGATCGGGTTCGCCAGGCTGCTCAATGGGCACAGATTGCTGAATTCATTGAGGCACTGCCCAAGGGGTATGACGAAGCGATCGGGGAGCGTGGCGTTCGGCTCAGTGGCGGTCAGCGCCAGCGCATCGGCATTGCCCGCGCGCTCTATCGCCGCGCCTCAATTTTGGTACTCGATGAAGCAACGAGTGCTTTAGACAATGCCACTGAAACTGCGGTGATGGCGGCCTTACAGGAACTCAGTCGCGATCTCACCGTAATTCTGATTGCCCACCGCCTCTCGACGGTAGAGCGATGCGATCGCATTTTTGAGTTTTCCCAAGGCAAAGTGGTTGCCAGCGGCACCTACGCCGAACTGCTCGAGCGATCGCCTTCTTTCCGGCGCCTCGCCCAACAAGAAACTTGTCCCACGGATTGA
- the aspS gene encoding aspartate--tRNA ligase codes for MRTHYCGDLRAEQVGTTVTLFGWVDRRRDHGGVIFVDLRDRTGTVQIVSDPERTPESYHQAEGLRNEYVVKITGRVSARPAESLNPKLPTGEVEIYADRIEILNAVRRQLPFQVSSADEETVREDLRLRYRYLDLRRERMNRNLQLRHQVVKAMRRFLEDEEQFIEIETPVLTKSTPEGARDYLVPSRVNPGEWFALPQSPQLFKQLLMVSGFDRYYQIARCFRDEDLRADRQPEFTQLDMEMSFLSQEEIIDLNERLIAHIFKTVKGIDLPRPFPRLTYAEAMDRYGSDRPDTRFGLELVDVSDVVADMGFKVFSGAVKSGGKVKILPIPDGNDRISNVRIKPGGDIFKEATEAGAAGLAYIRVRENGEIDTIGAIKDNLSNEQKAEILRRTQAQPGTLLLFGAGSTDIVNKSLDRVRQFLGKELGLIDPDAINLLWVVDFPMVEWNADEKRYEALHHPFTAPNPEDLDDLTTARAQAYDIVLNGLEIGGGSLRIYQRDIQERVFETIGLSYEEAQAKFGFLLEAFDFGTPPHGGIAYGLDRLVMLLAGEDSIRDAIAFPKTQQARCLLTDAPADVSDRQLKELYVASTWQPPIKERD; via the coding sequence ATGCGCACTCACTACTGCGGCGATCTCCGTGCCGAACAAGTCGGCACCACCGTCACGCTCTTTGGCTGGGTCGATCGGCGACGCGATCATGGTGGCGTGATTTTTGTGGACCTGCGCGATCGCACGGGCACGGTGCAAATCGTCAGCGATCCGGAGCGGACGCCGGAGTCCTATCACCAAGCGGAAGGGCTGCGCAACGAATATGTGGTGAAAATCACCGGACGGGTCAGCGCGCGACCGGCCGAATCGCTGAACCCGAAGCTACCGACTGGCGAAGTCGAAATCTACGCCGATCGCATTGAAATTCTGAATGCGGTGCGCCGTCAGCTCCCCTTCCAAGTCTCCAGCGCTGACGAAGAAACAGTGCGGGAAGACCTACGCCTGCGCTACCGCTACTTGGATCTGCGCCGCGAGCGCATGAACCGCAACCTGCAACTGCGTCACCAAGTCGTTAAGGCGATGCGCCGCTTCTTGGAGGATGAGGAGCAGTTCATCGAAATCGAAACCCCTGTCCTGACCAAGTCGACGCCGGAAGGTGCACGGGATTACTTGGTGCCCTCACGGGTCAATCCCGGCGAATGGTTTGCTCTGCCACAGTCACCCCAGCTCTTTAAACAGCTGCTAATGGTGTCAGGCTTCGATCGCTACTACCAAATCGCCCGTTGCTTCCGTGACGAGGATTTGCGCGCCGATCGCCAGCCAGAATTTACCCAACTCGACATGGAAATGAGCTTCCTCTCGCAGGAAGAAATCATCGACCTGAACGAGCGGCTGATTGCCCACATTTTCAAGACGGTCAAAGGCATTGATCTGCCGCGTCCCTTCCCGCGTTTGACCTACGCCGAGGCGATGGATCGCTACGGCAGCGATCGCCCTGATACGCGTTTCGGCCTCGAGCTCGTTGATGTCTCCGATGTTGTCGCGGACATGGGCTTCAAGGTGTTCAGCGGCGCTGTCAAATCCGGCGGTAAGGTCAAAATCCTGCCCATTCCCGATGGCAACGATCGTATTTCCAACGTGCGGATCAAACCCGGCGGCGATATTTTCAAGGAAGCCACGGAAGCGGGTGCCGCTGGTCTGGCCTACATTCGCGTTCGTGAAAATGGCGAGATCGACACGATCGGCGCAATCAAAGACAATCTCAGCAACGAGCAGAAAGCAGAGATTCTCCGCCGCACCCAAGCCCAGCCCGGAACGCTGCTGCTGTTTGGGGCTGGCAGCACCGATATCGTCAACAAGTCCCTCGATCGCGTTCGCCAATTCCTCGGCAAAGAGTTGGGATTGATCGATCCTGACGCGATCAATCTGCTCTGGGTCGTGGACTTCCCGATGGTGGAGTGGAATGCCGACGAGAAGCGCTACGAAGCGTTGCACCACCCCTTCACAGCGCCCAATCCTGAGGATTTGGACGACCTAACCACGGCTCGGGCGCAAGCCTACGACATTGTTCTGAACGGCTTGGAAATTGGCGGCGGTAGCCTGCGGATTTACCAGCGCGACATTCAAGAACGCGTATTTGAAACGATCGGCCTTTCCTATGAGGAAGCGCAGGCTAAATTTGGTTTCTTGCTAGAAGCGTTTGACTTTGGCACCCCGCCCCACGGTGGTATCGCCTATGGCCTCGATCGCTTGGTGATGTTGTTGGCGGGTGAAGACTCGATTCGTGATGCGATCGCCTTCCCGAAAACCCAGCAAGCGCGATGTCTGCTGACCGATGCTCCCGCCGATGTCAGCGATCGCCAACTCAAGGAGCTCTACGTCGCTTCGACTTGGCAGCCACCGATCAAAGAGCGCGACTGA
- the truB gene encoding tRNA pseudouridine(55) synthase TruB: MLSEGFVNLDKPAGWTSHDCVAKLRRLLRERRIGHGGTLDPAVTGVLPIAVGRATRLLPYLPSGKTYVGMIRLGLQTSTDDLSGDRLAEADTSHLPLTAIEAVLPQFLGQIQQQPPQVSAVQVQGQRLYQLARQGKAPVDLPWRTVEIQVIRILGWRPGAQAELDLEVQCGAGTYIRSLARDLGAALGVGGTLAELRRTASSGFEISTSTPLTDLLDGAPVPLLALDSPLQHLAVVRLAEEASDRWRQGQAIPITDLPAVEGSPARVYCPQNRFLGIGTITAGLCKPKVVLAAI; encoded by the coding sequence ATGTTGTCTGAAGGGTTTGTCAACCTCGATAAGCCAGCCGGCTGGACTTCCCACGACTGTGTCGCCAAGCTGCGGCGGCTGTTGCGAGAGCGACGCATCGGGCATGGGGGCACTCTCGATCCAGCGGTCACTGGAGTGTTACCGATCGCGGTGGGGCGAGCCACCCGCCTCCTGCCCTATTTACCGAGTGGTAAAACCTACGTCGGGATGATCCGGTTGGGCTTACAAACTAGTACGGATGATCTGAGTGGCGATCGCTTGGCAGAAGCTGATACTAGCCACCTTCCTCTGACCGCAATCGAAGCCGTTCTACCGCAATTCCTCGGACAGATTCAGCAACAGCCTCCCCAAGTCAGTGCAGTGCAAGTCCAAGGGCAGCGCTTATATCAGCTTGCACGTCAAGGGAAAGCACCGGTGGATTTGCCCTGGCGCACGGTTGAGATTCAGGTTATCCGCATTCTTGGCTGGCGGCCTGGCGCCCAAGCAGAATTGGACCTTGAGGTTCAGTGTGGAGCGGGAACTTACATCCGATCGCTGGCGCGGGATTTGGGAGCAGCCCTCGGGGTGGGGGGTACGTTGGCTGAGTTGCGGCGCACGGCCAGTAGTGGCTTTGAGATCAGCACCAGTACACCGCTCACCGATCTCCTCGACGGTGCCCCCGTACCGCTGTTGGCCTTGGATTCACCGTTGCAGCACTTAGCCGTAGTGAGACTAGCAGAAGAAGCCAGCGATCGCTGGCGGCAAGGGCAGGCCATTCCGATCACGGACCTGCCCGCTGTTGAGGGATCGCCGGCGCGAGTCTATTGTCCCCAGAACCGTTTTCTGGGGATCGGCACCATCACGGCGGGACTCTGCAAACCCAAAGTGGTTCTAGCAGCGATCTAG
- a CDS encoding response regulator, with amino-acid sequence MANILVVDDSSLYLELARQALAEHGHHVTLANNGQEALQTIAQQKPDLILLDIVMPEMNGYDVLRSLKKSPDTASIPVILCSTKGEDFDKYWGLKQGATAYLTKPYEVNDLLVLVQEQISSAG; translated from the coding sequence ATGGCCAATATCCTCGTTGTTGACGACAGCAGTCTCTATTTAGAACTGGCGCGTCAAGCGCTAGCTGAACATGGCCATCACGTGACTCTTGCCAACAATGGTCAGGAAGCTTTACAAACCATTGCCCAGCAAAAGCCAGACCTGATCTTGCTCGACATTGTGATGCCGGAAATGAATGGCTACGATGTCTTGCGATCACTCAAGAAATCGCCGGACACAGCTAGCATTCCCGTCATCCTTTGTTCCACGAAGGGCGAAGACTTTGATAAGTATTGGGGCCTAAAGCAGGGCGCGACTGCTTACTTAACCAAGCCCTATGAGGTCAACGATCTGCTGGTTTTGGTGCAGGAACAAATTAGCTCTGCAGGTTAG
- the rpmA gene encoding 50S ribosomal protein L27 produces the protein MAHKKGTGSTRNGRDSNAQRLGVKKFGGEVVRSGSIIVRQRGTKFHPGVNVGRGGDDTLFALIDGVVTFERKGKGGKKVSVYPATSAA, from the coding sequence ATGGCTCATAAGAAGGGAACCGGTAGTACTCGGAACGGGCGCGACTCTAACGCCCAGCGCCTCGGCGTCAAAAAGTTTGGCGGCGAAGTCGTGCGCTCGGGTAGCATCATCGTTCGCCAGCGCGGAACGAAGTTCCACCCCGGCGTCAATGTCGGTCGCGGTGGTGACGACACCCTGTTCGCTCTGATCGACGGCGTGGTCACCTTTGAACGGAAGGGCAAAGGCGGCAAAAAAGTCAGTGTTTATCCAGCCACCTCGGCTGCTTAG
- the rplU gene encoding 50S ribosomal protein L21, whose translation MAYAIIEASGKQLWVEPGRFYDLDRLDAELDQSLTLDKVLLVQDEGAPQIGQPYVAGASVQVTVLSHPRGRKITVYKMKPKKKTRKKQGHRQDLTRVLVESITVGGKVLTANVADLPKSEADIDAAG comes from the coding sequence ATGGCTTACGCAATCATCGAAGCAAGCGGTAAGCAACTCTGGGTTGAACCCGGTCGGTTCTACGATCTCGATCGCCTCGACGCAGAATTGGATCAATCCCTGACGCTCGACAAAGTTCTGCTTGTCCAGGACGAAGGCGCTCCGCAGATCGGCCAGCCCTATGTGGCAGGTGCCAGTGTGCAAGTGACGGTTCTCAGCCACCCTCGCGGTCGCAAGATCACCGTCTACAAGATGAAGCCCAAGAAAAAGACCCGTAAAAAACAAGGCCATCGCCAAGATTTGACTCGGGTTTTGGTCGAGTCGATCACCGTGGGTGGCAAGGTTTTGACGGCTAATGTGGCTGACCTACCCAAATCAGAAGCGGACATCGACGCTGCTGGCTAA
- a CDS encoding circadian clock protein KaiA, translating to MLSQIAICIWVESTAILQDCQQALAGDRYQLQICSSGDLLLDYAQTHRDQIDCLLLVATNPGCKTVIQQLCFQGIVVPAIVVGDRDTDDVTDTQKDWVYHSAELHLGIHQLEQLPYQVDAALAEFLRQAPVETIADQVMLMAATHDPELASHQRDLAQRLQERLGYLGVYYKRDPDRFLRNLPAYEGQKLLEAMQTSYREIVLSYFSPNSNLNQSLDNFVNMAFFADVPVTQVVEIHMELMDEFAKKLRVEGRSEDILLDYRLTLIDVIAHLCEMYRRSIPRET from the coding sequence GTGCTCTCGCAAATTGCAATCTGCATTTGGGTAGAATCAACGGCAATTCTGCAGGATTGCCAGCAAGCATTGGCGGGCGATCGCTACCAATTGCAGATCTGTAGCTCTGGCGATCTGCTGCTCGACTATGCGCAAACCCATCGCGACCAGATTGACTGTCTGCTGCTAGTCGCTACCAATCCTGGTTGCAAAACCGTCATTCAGCAACTCTGCTTCCAGGGCATTGTGGTACCGGCGATCGTGGTGGGCGATCGCGATACTGACGATGTCACCGACACCCAGAAAGACTGGGTCTACCACAGCGCCGAGCTGCATCTCGGTATCCATCAGCTGGAGCAACTGCCCTATCAAGTGGATGCAGCTCTAGCGGAATTTTTGCGCCAAGCCCCCGTCGAGACCATCGCCGACCAGGTCATGCTGATGGCGGCTACCCATGATCCCGAACTCGCTAGTCATCAGCGCGACCTAGCCCAACGCTTACAAGAACGCTTGGGCTACCTCGGTGTCTACTACAAACGCGATCCTGATCGCTTTCTGCGCAATTTACCGGCCTACGAGGGACAGAAGTTACTAGAGGCGATGCAGACCAGCTATCGCGAGATTGTGCTGAGCTATTTCTCCCCCAATAGCAATCTCAATCAGAGTCTTGACAACTTTGTCAACATGGCATTTTTTGCCGATGTTCCGGTTACTCAAGTGGTGGAAATTCACATGGAACTCATGGATGAGTTTGCCAAAAAGCTGCGCGTGGAGGGCCGTTCCGAGGATATTTTGCTGGACTATCGACTGACTTTAATTGATGTCATCGCTCATCTCTGTGAGATGTATCGGCGCTCTATCCCACGGGAAACCTAA